One part of the Denticeps clupeoides chromosome 16, fDenClu1.1, whole genome shotgun sequence genome encodes these proteins:
- the sema6d gene encoding semaphorin-6D isoform X6 → MGGRALLPITLVLLVATGLQAVSFPEDNIPMDTVDYHYSRQYPVFRGRPSGNESQHRLDFQLMTKIQDTLFIAGRDQVYLVSLRESYRNEIIPYRKLTWRSGQADRETCAMKGKHRDECHNFIKVLVPRNDDLVFICGTNGFNPMCRYYRLDNLEFDGEEISGLARCPFDAKQTNVALFADGKLYSATVADFLASDAVIYRSMGDGSALRTIKYDSKWLKEPHFLHAVEYGNYVYFFFREIAAEHNNLGKAVYSRVARICKNDVGGSQRVLEKHWTSFVKARLNCSVPGESFFYFDVLQSITDIVDVNGVPSVVGVFTTQLNSIPGSAVCAFTMADIEKVFRGRFKEQKTPDSVWTPFPEEKLPKPRPGCCAGHGPAEALKSSIEFPDETLQFIKSHPLMDAAVPSIGDEPWFTKTRVRYRLTALAVDNSAGPHKNYTVVFIGSEAGVVLKVLAKTSPLSLNDSVLLEEIDVFNQAKCLSSNEDDRRILSFHLDKDSHTLYVAFSSCVVRIPLSRCERHSSCQKSCIASRDPYCGWTSYASCEKVLPGSHAGYEQDVEFGNTAQLGDCHEFLATTSVPDYKSYGDPTSG, encoded by the exons ATGGGTGGGAGAGCATTGCTTCCCATTACTCTGGTTCTGCTGGTAGCAACGGGACTCCAGGCTGTCAGTTTTCCTGAAGACAACATCCCCATGGACACCGTGGACTACCACT ATTCACGGCAGTACCCGGTGTTCAGGGGCCGCCCTTCAGGCAATGAATCTCAGCACAGGCTGGACTTCCAGCTGATGACCAAAATCCAAGACACGCTCTTCATCGCTGGCAG AGACCAGGTGTATTTGGTCAGCCTTAGGGAATCATACAGGAATGAAATCATACCATACCGG AAATTAACATGGCGATCAGGACAAGCAGACAGAGAAACTTGTGCCATGAAGGGAAAGCACAGG GATGAGTGCCACAACTTCATCAAGGTGCTTGTCCCTAGAAACGACGACCTGGTGTTCATCTGCGGCACAAATGGTTTCAACCCAATGTGCCGATATTACAGG CTGGACAACCTGGAATTTGATGGGGAAGAAATCAGCGGTCTGGCCCGGTGCCCTTTCGATGCCAAGCAGACCAATGTTGCCCTCTTTGCCG ACGGAAAGCTGTATTCTGCCACTGTGGCGGACTTCCTGGCAAGCGACGCAGTCATCTATCGGAGCATGGGCGATGGCTCTGCCCTCAGGACCATCAAATATGACTCCAAGTGGCTAAAAG AGCCACACTTCCTACATGCGGTGGAATATGGGAACTACGTGTACTTTTTCTTCAGAGAAATCGCCGCCGAGCACAACAACCTGGGAAAG GCTGTGTATTCCCGGGTGGCACGCATATGCAAGAATGACGTCGGCGGCTCCCAGAGAGTGCTGGAAAAGCACTGGACCTCATTTGTCAAGGCTCGCTTGAACTGCTCGGTGCCGGGCGAGTCCTTCTTCTATTTCGACGTTCTCCAGTCCATCACAGACATCGTGGACGTCAACGGCGTCCCTTCTGTTGTGGGGGTGTTCACCACCCAGCTGAACAG CATTCCGGGCTCGGCGGTCTGCGCATTTACAATGGCAGACATCGAGAAGGTCTTCAGGGGGAGATTCAAGGAGCAGAAAACGCCCGATTCAGTGTGGACTCCTTTTCCTGAGGAGAAGTTGCCTAAGCCCAG GCCTGGCTGCTGTGCAGGACATGGTCCCGCAGAGGCGCTCAAGTCCTCAATCGAGTTCCCAGACGAAACTCTCCAGTTCATCAAGTCCCATCCCCTCATGGATGCAGCAGTGCCTTCCATTGGAGATGAACCCTGGTTCACCAAGACCCGAGTGAG GTACAGGCTGACAGCTTTAGCAGTTGACAACTCAGCAGGACCCCACAAGAACTACACCGTTGTCTTCATCGGCTCAGAAGCTGGGGTTGTCCTCAAGGTCCTTGCCAAGACGTCTCCGTTGTCCCTCAATGACAGCGTGCTGCTGGAGGAGATCGACGTCTTCAACCAGGCAAA GTGCTTATCGAGCAACGAGGATGACCGGCGGATTCTCTCGTTCCACCTGGACAAGGACTCTCACACACTCTATGTGGCTTTCTCCAGCTGCGTGGTCCGCATCCCACTGAGCCGCTGCGAGCGCCACAGCTCCTGTCAGAA GTCTTGCATCGCTTCGCGGGACCCGTACTGCGGCTGGACGTCGTACGCTTCGTGCGAGAAGGTGCTTCCTGGCTCACA CGCAGGCTACGAACAAGACGTGGAATTCGGCAACACCGCACAACTCGGTGACTGTCACG AATTTTTGGCTACTACATCTGTGCCAGATTACAAATCATATGGCGACCCAACTTctggttag
- the sema6d gene encoding semaphorin-6D isoform X5, with translation MGGRALLPITLVLLVATGLQAVSFPEDNIPMDTVDYHYSRQYPVFRGRPSGNESQHRLDFQLMTKIQDTLFIAGRDQVYLVSLRESYRNEIIPYRKLTWRSGQADRETCAMKGKHRDECHNFIKVLVPRNDDLVFICGTNGFNPMCRYYRLDNLEFDGEEISGLARCPFDAKQTNVALFADGKLYSATVADFLASDAVIYRSMGDGSALRTIKYDSKWLKEPHFLHAVEYGNYVYFFFREIAAEHNNLGKAVYSRVARICKNDVGGSQRVLEKHWTSFVKARLNCSVPGESFFYFDVLQSITDIVDVNGVPSVVGVFTTQLNSIPGSAVCAFTMADIEKVFRGRFKEQKTPDSVWTPFPEEKLPKPRPGCCAGHGPAEALKSSIEFPDETLQFIKSHPLMDAAVPSIGDEPWFTKTRVRYRLTALAVDNSAGPHKNYTVVFIGSEAGVVLKVLAKTSPLSLNDSVLLEEIDVFNQAKCLSSNEDDRRILSFHLDKDSHTLYVAFSSCVVRIPLSRCERHSSCQKSCIASRDPYCGWTSYASCEKVLPGSHAGYEQDVEFGNTAQLGDCHEFLATTSVPDYKSYGDPTSALHPSPPHHHIRPETQDTQPSALHLTYQAFFVTWLPVFTLCMDATHPASLHSLSIFR, from the exons ATGGGTGGGAGAGCATTGCTTCCCATTACTCTGGTTCTGCTGGTAGCAACGGGACTCCAGGCTGTCAGTTTTCCTGAAGACAACATCCCCATGGACACCGTGGACTACCACT ATTCACGGCAGTACCCGGTGTTCAGGGGCCGCCCTTCAGGCAATGAATCTCAGCACAGGCTGGACTTCCAGCTGATGACCAAAATCCAAGACACGCTCTTCATCGCTGGCAG AGACCAGGTGTATTTGGTCAGCCTTAGGGAATCATACAGGAATGAAATCATACCATACCGG AAATTAACATGGCGATCAGGACAAGCAGACAGAGAAACTTGTGCCATGAAGGGAAAGCACAGG GATGAGTGCCACAACTTCATCAAGGTGCTTGTCCCTAGAAACGACGACCTGGTGTTCATCTGCGGCACAAATGGTTTCAACCCAATGTGCCGATATTACAGG CTGGACAACCTGGAATTTGATGGGGAAGAAATCAGCGGTCTGGCCCGGTGCCCTTTCGATGCCAAGCAGACCAATGTTGCCCTCTTTGCCG ACGGAAAGCTGTATTCTGCCACTGTGGCGGACTTCCTGGCAAGCGACGCAGTCATCTATCGGAGCATGGGCGATGGCTCTGCCCTCAGGACCATCAAATATGACTCCAAGTGGCTAAAAG AGCCACACTTCCTACATGCGGTGGAATATGGGAACTACGTGTACTTTTTCTTCAGAGAAATCGCCGCCGAGCACAACAACCTGGGAAAG GCTGTGTATTCCCGGGTGGCACGCATATGCAAGAATGACGTCGGCGGCTCCCAGAGAGTGCTGGAAAAGCACTGGACCTCATTTGTCAAGGCTCGCTTGAACTGCTCGGTGCCGGGCGAGTCCTTCTTCTATTTCGACGTTCTCCAGTCCATCACAGACATCGTGGACGTCAACGGCGTCCCTTCTGTTGTGGGGGTGTTCACCACCCAGCTGAACAG CATTCCGGGCTCGGCGGTCTGCGCATTTACAATGGCAGACATCGAGAAGGTCTTCAGGGGGAGATTCAAGGAGCAGAAAACGCCCGATTCAGTGTGGACTCCTTTTCCTGAGGAGAAGTTGCCTAAGCCCAG GCCTGGCTGCTGTGCAGGACATGGTCCCGCAGAGGCGCTCAAGTCCTCAATCGAGTTCCCAGACGAAACTCTCCAGTTCATCAAGTCCCATCCCCTCATGGATGCAGCAGTGCCTTCCATTGGAGATGAACCCTGGTTCACCAAGACCCGAGTGAG GTACAGGCTGACAGCTTTAGCAGTTGACAACTCAGCAGGACCCCACAAGAACTACACCGTTGTCTTCATCGGCTCAGAAGCTGGGGTTGTCCTCAAGGTCCTTGCCAAGACGTCTCCGTTGTCCCTCAATGACAGCGTGCTGCTGGAGGAGATCGACGTCTTCAACCAGGCAAA GTGCTTATCGAGCAACGAGGATGACCGGCGGATTCTCTCGTTCCACCTGGACAAGGACTCTCACACACTCTATGTGGCTTTCTCCAGCTGCGTGGTCCGCATCCCACTGAGCCGCTGCGAGCGCCACAGCTCCTGTCAGAA GTCTTGCATCGCTTCGCGGGACCCGTACTGCGGCTGGACGTCGTACGCTTCGTGCGAGAAGGTGCTTCCTGGCTCACA CGCAGGCTACGAACAAGACGTGGAATTCGGCAACACCGCACAACTCGGTGACTGTCACG AATTTTTGGCTACTACATCTGTGCCAGATTACAAATCATATGGCGACCCAACTTctg CTCTTCATCCTTCACCACCCCATCACCACATTCGCCCCGAGACACAAGACACCCAGCCCTCTGCGCTCCACCTGACTTACCAAGCCTTTTTTGTCACCTGGCTTCCCGTTTTCACTCTCTGCATGGATGCCACGCACCCTGCCTCATTACATTCTCTCTCCATCTTCAGATGA